From the Roseibium salinum genome, one window contains:
- a CDS encoding ABC-type transport auxiliary lipoprotein family protein gives MTRRSVLSALGFGVLVSGCASSAPSAYYGLDTVDAGGGFTGRSSGVQVLVTAPRALKALDTSHIAVVDQGPIYSYFPNSAWADTLPNVVQAKLAQTLQDTGRLRGVGLPGEGLLIDYQLQTEIRSFELRVDGASRGFVEIFARVVNDRNGRTVATKVFSAQTPSGGTSVDQAVEAMNASADRVFTEITAWTLQNV, from the coding sequence ATGACACGCCGGAGCGTTTTGAGCGCCCTGGGCTTCGGTGTCCTCGTCTCCGGCTGTGCCAGTTCCGCACCTTCTGCCTACTACGGACTCGACACCGTCGATGCCGGCGGCGGTTTCACCGGCCGCTCCAGCGGCGTGCAAGTGCTGGTCACTGCGCCGCGCGCCCTCAAGGCGCTGGATACCAGCCATATTGCCGTGGTCGATCAAGGGCCGATCTACAGCTATTTTCCGAACTCCGCCTGGGCGGATACCCTGCCGAACGTCGTCCAGGCGAAACTGGCGCAGACCCTGCAGGACACCGGCCGGCTCCGCGGCGTCGGGCTGCCGGGCGAAGGTCTGTTGATCGATTATCAGCTGCAGACGGAAATCCGGTCGTTCGAGCTGAGAGTGGACGGCGCCAGCCGCGGCTTCGTCGAGATTTTCGCCCGCGTGGTCAACGACCGCAACGGCCGCACCGTGGCAACGAAGGTGTTCAGCGCGCAGACCCCGTCCGGAGGCACCTCCGTCGATCAGGCGGTCGAAGCCATGAACGCTTCCGCCGACCGCGTCTTCACCGAAATAACGGCCTGGACGTTGCAGAACGTCTAG